A region of the Legionella sp. PATHC035 genome:
GCCTAACCATTCAATTAATCGAGTACGAAATGTTTTAAAAAATAAAATAAAACGGTTAGAAGACCGAATTTGAGCTGCCCCGTCCCTTTGATACAAATCCATGATCTCATCGGAACTGGTTAATTTTAAATTTAAGGCTATTTTATCTGCATGAAAGGCAATATCCGTTAAAGCGGAATTGTTTAATTTGAAATTATCTTCAATAATTTCATGCCCCTCTATTTTGAAATCAGCGAGTGTAAATTGGTGTTTTGCAAAGTAGGTGCTGCTTTTCCCATTGGCGGTCTTTATTTTTTCATTGGCCCCTGCAGCAATAAGTTCCGTAGCTAAATTATCAAAATGGTATAATCTCGCCCAATGAAGCGCAGTCATCCCGTGATGATCAGCCTGATTTACATCACAGCCTAATTCACGCATCCGTGCCAGAATAAGCTCTGCAGATTGTTTATCAGCCAGTTTGCACGCTAAGACCAAGGCTGTATTTTCATAGGAAGTCGCCAAAAGGAGTTTGGGATTCGCTAGGCGTAATGCTTGTTTTAGACTCAAAGGAGTACCTTGGATAACTGCCAGGTGTAAGGGGGTGTTTGTAGTCACTACATCATCAAAATTGCCGGCAGCAGGAAGAGACAATTGGCAATATAAGGGGAGTTTTTCTAATGTTTCTCGACATGAGCTCGCGGACTGCAGTTCTTCATAATAGATGGAGAAAAAAATCTTAAGCACATCCAGATGAGGCAACCAAGGGAGTGCTTGGTCTAAAATTTGAGGATGGAGCAAATCATTATTTTGTAAAAGAAGCAGCAGGGACTGGAGGTTGACGATGTTCCTTTTATTATTGAGCTGGGGCAGCATCACGGTTACTAGTTCGTAGTGTAACAGCTTAAGTTTATCTAAATGATTTAAGAATAATCTGAGGGCTTGAAGATCCTCTGCCGAAGGACTCGTAGTGCAAAGATGTTTTGCGAGTAAGGGAATTAAATCGCGAGGTAGATTTTTACACAGTCCAAATAAGTCAAACAGCAAATACCATTCCTTGCATTCCTCCTCTACATATATGGGTTCCTTTGCACTCCCGGATTTATTTACAATCATGGCAAAACGCAGTGGCGTAACATGGGTGATGTTGGTGTAGCGAGACAGCTTTTCATTTTGAGCTAAAATGCAGATGAGCTCATAAATTTTATCATCTTGCGCTGGAGCCATTCTAATCGCGTTAACGAGTGCTTTTGCTGTTTCTGGAGTTGTATTTATATCCGCAAATATTTGCAGCGCTCGAAGAGGATCAGAAAAGCGTTTTAAACGAAGGAACGTAACTAAATGAATGAAATCAGTTAGTTGATCGAGTGCTCTTCCTGCTGTAACCGTAGTGAGTTCGGCATCCAATACGGCATTAATTTCATCAATGCAAACTTGGGGGGTGTTGATTAAGGCTCTAAGTTTATCACTGAGAATGATTTTTTTTACCTGGAATGGAGATGATGCCATAAGATACTCCTGTAATTCTTTTTGATAAAACAGTTTACTTTAATTCAATATAATTCACAATTTGTAGAATTAATGGCTTAATAACATCCCTTGACTGCGGGCTGACAGTCTATAAATATCCACAAATTCTGTGGATAAGTATGTGGGTTATCTGATGACGAAACAATAAAATAGCAGAACTGCTTATGAGGTATATCTCTTGGATGATTTTTTCTCTACAATAAGACTTTAACTCTAACTAATAGTAATTATGTATAAACCATTAGCTCTTTTTATGGGCTTACGCTATACGCGTTCTCGAAAAAAGAATCATTTTGTCTCT
Encoded here:
- the ankQ gene encoding Dot/Icm T4SS effector AnkQ/LegA10, whose amino-acid sequence is MASSPFQVKKIILSDKLRALINTPQVCIDEINAVLDAELTTVTAGRALDQLTDFIHLVTFLRLKRFSDPLRALQIFADINTTPETAKALVNAIRMAPAQDDKIYELICILAQNEKLSRYTNITHVTPLRFAMIVNKSGSAKEPIYVEEECKEWYLLFDLFGLCKNLPRDLIPLLAKHLCTTSPSAEDLQALRLFLNHLDKLKLLHYELVTVMLPQLNNKRNIVNLQSLLLLLQNNDLLHPQILDQALPWLPHLDVLKIFFSIYYEELQSASSCRETLEKLPLYCQLSLPAAGNFDDVVTTNTPLHLAVIQGTPLSLKQALRLANPKLLLATSYENTALVLACKLADKQSAELILARMRELGCDVNQADHHGMTALHWARLYHFDNLATELIAAGANEKIKTANGKSSTYFAKHQFTLADFKIEGHEIIEDNFKLNNSALTDIAFHADKIALNLKLTSSDEIMDLYQRDGAAQIRSSNRFILFFKTFRTRLIEWLGKQRELDLEAGQSAAARSTPG